A stretch of the Neptunomonas phycophila genome encodes the following:
- a CDS encoding SCO family protein, with protein MKNNALTPLRGLIIFTFLILIGLGVFLFLKPTSLPKAIQLGGDFTLQSADGPVSLSDYRGKVVAMYIGYSACPDVCPTALAIMRQAFVSLPPEQQPFVAGLFVSVDPERDTPEKLKTYTQFFHPALTGVTGTKSEIDEVVALYGAFYRRIEMEDSAMGYAVDHSSRIYLIGPQGKLRNTISHNASPIELIEALQALLPSS; from the coding sequence ATGAAAAACAATGCGCTAACCCCTTTACGGGGACTCATCATTTTTACTTTTTTGATACTCATTGGTTTAGGAGTATTTCTTTTCTTAAAGCCAACAAGCTTACCGAAAGCCATTCAACTAGGAGGGGACTTTACATTGCAATCGGCAGACGGCCCCGTTTCATTGAGTGATTACCGAGGTAAGGTCGTGGCCATGTACATTGGCTACTCAGCTTGCCCTGATGTATGCCCAACAGCATTAGCGATTATGCGCCAAGCCTTTGTTTCTTTACCACCCGAACAACAACCGTTTGTAGCTGGATTATTTGTTAGCGTTGACCCCGAACGTGATACCCCAGAAAAGCTAAAAACCTACACACAATTTTTTCATCCTGCGCTTACGGGAGTCACAGGCACCAAAAGTGAAATCGATGAGGTAGTTGCATTATATGGTGCATTTTACCGCCGCATTGAAATGGAAGACTCGGCGATGGGTTACGCGGTTGATCATTCATCACGGATTTACTTAATAGGTCCGCAAGGTAAATTACGTAATACCATTTCACATAACGCCTCACCAATTGAGCTCATAGAAGCCTTACAAGCTCTACTGCCTTCATCATAA
- a CDS encoding copper chaperone PCu(A)C, giving the protein MRKLLIAALLCQSTFALADIVVSEPYARAVPHGQLNSAAFMTLKNSGNKAVDLISASSPAAEHVELHTHSNVDGVMQMRQIDKVTIEANHTTILKPGGHHVMLIGLQQELNEGDSIPMTFTFSDGTTQEKQLPIKFVMPMNMDHSKHTEQSTEHKHTH; this is encoded by the coding sequence ATGAGAAAATTACTTATCGCTGCTTTGCTATGCCAAAGCACTTTCGCCCTAGCAGATATCGTTGTTAGTGAGCCATACGCACGAGCCGTGCCTCATGGCCAACTCAATAGCGCTGCATTCATGACTCTTAAAAACTCAGGTAACAAAGCTGTTGATCTCATCTCAGCCAGCAGTCCGGCCGCCGAGCACGTAGAGCTACATACCCACTCTAATGTAGACGGTGTTATGCAAATGCGACAGATAGATAAAGTAACGATTGAGGCCAATCACACAACAATATTAAAACCTGGCGGGCACCACGTCATGTTGATAGGCCTACAACAAGAACTGAATGAAGGGGATAGCATCCCTATGACGTTTACGTTTTCAGATGGCACCACTCAAGAAAAACAACTACCCATAAAATTCGTAATGCCCATGAACATGGATCATTCAAAGCATACTGAGCAATCAACAGAGCATAAGCACACGCATTAA
- a CDS encoding bifunctional diguanylate cyclase/phosphodiesterase: MPNVQTNTVKWYKLVYGLLVFLMLLALVIFGIVTWNTVKSQANNSLIPHNIGLSSAISEFLSRQKSVLDSVASSLSYDAGQQRLEDILKATPQMRVMAVLDENYQPKVTTGDLKADEWKPLFVNDKMIGLPFRPSFIGESVLPIKSTVYNSQGKVTGYVVAAYRLLDNSEMWQVSDEDGLQRRSLIVGPDGRVYAAYPESANFWEGYIDTYVDPEFVSALKSTDSLSQETILNPTSVTFQNEEVDIASRYLPEYQLYIVSGVDMSEIKARWFERMQYVAMAVLIFIVAGFFIFRVVLKRAALSETEKDTAERNVLKLSQAMEQSPSSVVVTDANWMVEYDNKRQTDKQGVGSRLEVGKALLDVYPYRLLNRDLESIKHSLDHGDSWYGERLAKEPKQWFSFSVSGITDNDGSLTNYAIVAQDISERKRTEVRLYKQANFDALTGLPNRRRTNDLLEDQLKEAWKNEEKVAVLYMDVDNFKQVNDTFGHMLGDQMLQMVAMRLQKAVMSRATACHMSGDEFLIYIRFTDESDVKEQAERIMEILKEPVKLEGKRLFVSVSIGISRYPEDSGDVGGLLKYADIALYESKNLGRRCYSFFNTELDERNKRKVELESEVRQALVNEELFMAYQTKNRISNREVYGFEALMRWNSPKLGFVSPEEFITAAEEIGVIDSLGEFALYQACEDLKKFQEDADHPLTMAVNVSMKQLTHSDLIQTVQNVLEETGVNPKCLELEITESMLAQRLDEVQPVLNGLLELGVSLSIDDFGTGYSSLSYLTRFPVSTLKIDRCFVMDMVENKSDATLTHTVITMAHKLGLKVVAEGIEDEDQLALLRVYDCDIGQGYFFTKPLNCEQMQSHLRSLKEKPDWAI, translated from the coding sequence ATGCCAAACGTGCAAACTAATACCGTGAAATGGTACAAGCTCGTATACGGGCTGTTGGTTTTTTTAATGTTATTGGCTCTGGTTATTTTTGGCATAGTGACCTGGAATACGGTTAAAAGTCAGGCTAATAATTCATTAATCCCTCATAACATTGGTCTTTCATCCGCAATTAGTGAGTTTTTAAGCCGTCAGAAAAGTGTATTAGATTCTGTTGCCAGCTCTTTAAGCTATGATGCTGGACAGCAACGCTTAGAGGATATTTTGAAAGCCACTCCTCAGATGCGAGTCATGGCAGTACTGGATGAAAATTATCAACCCAAAGTAACAACAGGCGACCTAAAAGCTGATGAATGGAAGCCCTTATTTGTTAATGACAAAATGATAGGGCTGCCTTTTCGTCCCTCTTTTATTGGCGAAAGCGTACTGCCAATTAAGTCAACGGTCTATAATTCTCAAGGGAAAGTGACTGGGTATGTTGTTGCTGCCTATCGTCTTTTAGATAACAGTGAAATGTGGCAAGTATCAGATGAAGATGGCCTGCAACGGCGTTCGCTGATAGTTGGACCCGATGGGCGTGTATATGCGGCTTACCCCGAGTCGGCCAATTTCTGGGAAGGCTATATAGATACTTATGTCGATCCCGAGTTTGTTAGCGCCTTAAAATCCACAGACTCATTATCACAAGAAACCATTCTTAATCCGACCTCGGTAACGTTTCAAAATGAGGAAGTAGATATTGCTTCGCGCTATCTGCCTGAATATCAGCTCTATATTGTGAGTGGTGTTGATATGTCGGAGATAAAAGCCCGCTGGTTTGAGCGAATGCAGTATGTAGCCATGGCTGTGCTTATCTTTATTGTGGCTGGCTTTTTTATTTTTCGTGTAGTGCTAAAGCGTGCCGCTTTATCAGAAACAGAAAAAGACACGGCTGAGCGAAACGTTCTTAAGCTCTCGCAGGCGATGGAGCAAAGCCCCAGTAGTGTGGTGGTAACCGATGCGAATTGGATGGTTGAATATGATAACAAACGCCAGACCGATAAGCAGGGCGTCGGGAGTCGCTTAGAGGTAGGCAAGGCATTATTGGATGTATATCCGTACCGGTTATTAAACCGAGATCTTGAATCCATAAAGCACAGTTTAGATCATGGCGATAGTTGGTATGGGGAGCGTTTAGCTAAAGAGCCAAAACAATGGTTCTCGTTTTCGGTCAGTGGAATTACTGATAATGATGGCTCACTGACCAACTATGCCATTGTTGCTCAAGATATATCCGAACGAAAACGAACAGAAGTGCGCTTATATAAACAGGCAAATTTCGATGCCTTAACGGGTCTGCCCAATCGGCGTAGAACTAATGATTTATTAGAAGATCAGCTAAAAGAAGCCTGGAAGAACGAAGAAAAAGTAGCCGTACTCTATATGGACGTTGATAACTTTAAGCAGGTGAATGATACCTTTGGTCACATGCTGGGTGATCAAATGTTGCAAATGGTTGCCATGCGTTTACAAAAAGCCGTTATGTCGCGCGCGACAGCCTGTCACATGAGTGGGGATGAGTTTCTTATTTACATTCGATTTACCGATGAAAGTGATGTCAAAGAGCAAGCCGAACGCATCATGGAAATCTTAAAAGAACCGGTAAAATTAGAAGGTAAGCGTTTGTTCGTGTCCGTGAGTATTGGGATTTCGCGTTATCCAGAAGACAGCGGTGATGTGGGAGGGTTGCTTAAATATGCGGATATCGCTCTATATGAATCTAAAAATTTAGGGCGTCGCTGTTACAGCTTTTTCAATACCGAGCTTGATGAGCGTAATAAGCGTAAAGTTGAACTGGAAAGTGAAGTTCGTCAGGCGTTGGTTAATGAAGAGCTCTTCATGGCTTATCAAACGAAAAATCGTATAAGCAATAGAGAAGTCTATGGATTTGAAGCCTTAATGCGTTGGAATAGCCCAAAACTTGGGTTTGTTTCTCCCGAGGAATTTATTACAGCAGCAGAAGAAATAGGTGTCATTGATAGCCTAGGTGAATTCGCGCTGTACCAAGCGTGTGAAGACCTGAAAAAGTTTCAAGAAGACGCTGATCACCCGTTAACAATGGCGGTTAATGTGTCAATGAAGCAATTAACACATTCGGATTTAATCCAAACTGTTCAAAATGTATTGGAAGAAACGGGCGTTAATCCCAAATGTCTTGAACTGGAGATTACAGAGTCAATGCTTGCACAACGCTTGGACGAAGTGCAGCCGGTTCTTAATGGATTGTTAGAGTTAGGTGTCTCTTTATCAATCGATGATTTTGGCACAGGGTATAGTTCGCTTAGTTATTTAACCCGATTCCCTGTCTCTACGTTGAAAATTGATCGATGCTTTGTCATGGACATGGTCGAGAACAAAAGTGATGCGACCTTAACCCATACGGTTATTACGATGGCGCACAAATTGGGCCTAAAAGTGGTGGCGGAGGGTATAGAAGATGAAGACCAACTAGCATTGCTAAGGGTATACGATTGTGACATCGGCCAAGGATATTTTTTCACTAAGCCATTAAATTGTGAGCAAATGCAGTCTCACTTACGTTCTCTCAAAGAGAAGCCTGATTGGGCTATTTAA
- a CDS encoding SH3 domain-containing protein has protein sequence MRLIIRLICASLLLAGSCVHALEYYTVIDEPINVRTGPGTQNKAIAQAHKNEQVLLIKKEGDWANIFFVHPDGRKIEGWMHADFIKPDAAVRQENTPVTAHASYAHMECQEDAEKEVIATCLLDIDISIAGPQDAEAVSVLCESEMLYNVKDGEALPVQESGNIRTPLKHGEGAARMQLVIFPSAKQPVSSVTVVDYRCVGHPV, from the coding sequence ATGCGCTTAATAATTAGACTTATATGCGCTAGCTTGTTGTTAGCAGGGAGCTGCGTTCATGCTTTGGAATACTATACGGTTATTGATGAACCCATCAATGTGAGAACAGGACCAGGTACCCAAAATAAAGCGATTGCTCAAGCCCACAAAAATGAGCAGGTTCTACTGATCAAAAAGGAAGGGGATTGGGCTAATATCTTTTTTGTGCACCCTGATGGAAGAAAGATTGAAGGCTGGATGCATGCTGATTTTATTAAGCCGGATGCGGCAGTTAGGCAGGAAAATACACCAGTGACGGCGCATGCCTCTTATGCGCACATGGAGTGTCAGGAAGATGCAGAGAAGGAAGTGATTGCTACTTGTCTACTTGATATTGATATTTCAATTGCAGGGCCACAAGATGCAGAAGCTGTGTCCGTTTTGTGCGAATCAGAAATGTTATATAACGTTAAAGACGGAGAGGCATTGCCTGTACAAGAGTCTGGTAATATTCGTACGCCATTAAAACATGGGGAAGGAGCTGCACGCATGCAGCTCGTTATCTTTCCGTCTGCTAAGCAGCCAGTCAGTAGTGTGACAGTGGTCGATTACCGCTGTGTAGGGCATCCAGTCTGA
- a CDS encoding DUF2058 domain-containing protein: protein MAISLQDQLLKAGLASKKQANKVKAEKRKSKKQTSTPETPALTQAELQAAREAKKLRDQQLNLDREVERAKRAAEAEATQIIQQFEIKRNPDAEIRYNYTYGSKIKSIYVTQEQQTMLSKGTLALAVPEEDNVFIVPPDAAEKIAARKPEWIIQAKKEEVDEDDPYAAYQIPDDLMW, encoded by the coding sequence CCTGCAAGATCAACTACTAAAGGCAGGACTGGCGTCTAAAAAACAAGCCAACAAAGTTAAGGCTGAGAAGCGTAAGTCCAAAAAGCAAACATCAACACCAGAAACACCTGCGCTCACTCAAGCCGAGCTACAGGCCGCACGCGAAGCTAAAAAATTACGAGATCAACAACTTAATTTAGATCGAGAAGTCGAACGAGCAAAAAGGGCTGCCGAAGCCGAAGCAACCCAAATCATTCAACAATTCGAGATTAAGCGTAACCCTGATGCGGAGATCCGCTACAACTATACGTATGGATCTAAAATCAAAAGCATTTACGTTACACAAGAACAACAAACAATGCTCTCTAAAGGTACTTTAGCGCTTGCCGTACCCGAAGAAGACAACGTTTTTATCGTCCCTCCTGACGCCGCCGAAAAAATAGCAGCGCGCAAACCTGAGTGGATTATTCAAGCTAAAAAAGAAGAAGTAGACGAAGACGACCCGTACGCGGCCTACCAAATACCTGATGACCTAATGTGGTAA
- a CDS encoding DMT family transporter, whose translation MNTRNTKADLILLLVAAIWGFAFVAQRVGMDYLGPFGFNAARFLLGALSLAPLLWLIKNSSASANTGFLLKAGVVTGLLLFSGASLQQVGLIHTTAGNAGFITGLYIIFVPIIGLFFMQKNGANTWLGAVLAVIGLYFLSVNEGFSINQGDIYELVGAVFWALHVIAIGYVAPKVDNLRLAIIQFVICGLLCLLVAISIERASLTLDNLTLSWLPIAYAGVMSVGVAYTLQIVAQKNASPSHAAIIMSLEALFAAIGGWLLLDEQLDSRATFGCSLMLAGMIIAQVRFKRRAKTQTGCPTQR comes from the coding sequence GTGAATACGCGAAATACAAAAGCTGATTTAATACTACTATTGGTCGCGGCTATATGGGGGTTTGCCTTTGTTGCTCAACGAGTAGGCATGGATTATTTGGGGCCATTTGGCTTTAATGCTGCTCGTTTCTTATTAGGCGCGCTATCTCTAGCGCCCCTGTTGTGGCTTATAAAAAACTCAAGCGCTTCGGCAAATACTGGCTTTTTGTTAAAAGCGGGAGTGGTGACAGGTCTACTTCTATTCAGTGGTGCATCATTACAACAAGTAGGGCTGATCCACACAACTGCAGGTAATGCAGGATTCATTACAGGGCTTTACATTATATTCGTCCCTATTATCGGTTTGTTTTTTATGCAGAAAAACGGGGCCAACACTTGGTTAGGCGCTGTGCTTGCCGTTATAGGGTTATATTTTTTAAGTGTTAATGAAGGATTCTCCATTAACCAAGGGGATATCTACGAACTTGTAGGCGCTGTATTTTGGGCCTTACACGTCATTGCTATTGGCTATGTAGCACCAAAGGTCGACAACCTTCGCCTAGCAATTATCCAATTTGTTATCTGTGGTTTACTGTGTTTATTGGTCGCCATTTCTATCGAACGAGCCTCTTTGACCCTCGATAATTTAACCTTAAGCTGGCTACCCATAGCCTATGCAGGCGTTATGTCAGTTGGGGTTGCCTACACCTTACAGATTGTCGCACAAAAAAACGCGTCACCTTCTCATGCGGCTATTATCATGAGTTTAGAGGCTTTATTTGCAGCTATTGGCGGATGGCTGCTTTTAGATGAGCAACTTGATTCAAGAGCGACCTTCGGCTGCTCTTTGATGCTGGCAGGCATGATCATCGCGCAAGTTCGCTTTAAACGACGCGCCAAAACTCAGACTGGATGCCCTACACAGCGGTAA